From a region of the Asterias amurensis chromosome 2, ASM3211899v1 genome:
- the LOC139952815 gene encoding ABC transporter C family member 8-like has translation MPGSLSTDVLKDSLPPEQCCLGALISGLDGRLQWKFWYCSQREDVPSLNLNQPDMKYLHNHVSFFSSVTLWWVNWLLQLGYKKHLELSDLGIADERHEARFNHERFCKAFLEELESAKRSGKHASLMKVYARVYDQRLLWAAVVKLIGELVSLICPITGDRISGGWKSLGHWMYIQVSQGHHVTLEEFYKNDFVVVFIMFLASFVSSLCSENCNHRGPVSHVTKAVSAMVA, from the exons ATGCCTGGTTCACTATCAACTGATGTACTGAAAG ATTCCTTGCCTCCAGAACAATGCTGTTTGGGAGCACTGATCTCAGGACTGGATGGCAGGTTGCAGTGGAAG TTTTGGTACTGCTCTCAAAGAGAAGACGTACCAAGTTTGAACCTGAATCAGCCCGATATGAAGTACTTGCATAACCACGTCAGCTTCTTCTCGTCTGTCACCCTGTGGTGGGTCAACTGGCTTCTTCAACTAGGCTACAAGAAACATCTGGAGCTGAGTGACTTAGGAATAGCAGACGAACGACACGAGGCAAGATTCAACCACGAACGATTTTGTAAAGCTTTTCTGGAAGAATTA GAAAGTGCTAAGAGAAGTGGAAAGCATGCATCACTCATGAAAGTCTATGCCAGGGTGTACGACCAACGACTTCTTTGGGCAGCAGTGGTGAAGCTGATTGGTGAACTAGTCTCTCTCATCTGTCCAATCACAG gggacagaatctccggtggATGGAAGTCCCTGGGACACTGGATGTATATCCAG GTTAGCCAGGGGCATCATGTCACATTGGAAGAGTTTTATAAGAATGATTTCGTCGTCGTTTTCATCATGTTCCTCGCTAGCTTTGTCAGCTCACTCTGCTCAGAGAACTGTAACCACAGGGGACCAGTCTCACACGTCACTAAGGCTGTGTCTGCAATGGTGGCTTAG